CTACCCGCCTGACCAAAGCTCTCAGAGATCTGATCTCCGGTGAAGGCGGAATCCATGCACCTGGTTTCATAGTCAGACAGAATCGGGCAATCAAGGCGGCATCAAGTTTATCTGTCTTGGTGCGCAGAAGTTCGCTCTGCGCAAATCCTTTGATTCTGGCAGGGTTGACAATGCTGACCATGTGGCCGGCCTCATGAAGATAGATCGCCAGATCCTCTCCATAGTTGCCCGTGGCTTCCATGCAGGCGTGGACCTCTTGAATTCCCTGTTTCTCAAGCCAGAGCCTCAACGTCTCAAAACCTTCCGCCGAATTCTTGCAGGTTTTATGTTTTGTCTTCCCCTCTACAAGAAGTGCGGCATCGAACTTCTGTTTCGCAATATCTATCCCAAGAACCGCTACTGACATAGAAATACCTCCCTCAAAAAATATCACTCTCGATAAAAAAGCTTCGTTCTAATCAACCTTGCAAGTGCAAACTCATTCCCATCAGGGAAGGTTTATGATACCGTACGAGTTATGAACAAAGCAGTGGGAGGAGGATCTACTCTACAAATCATGCTCTCTGGCATCAGGTGTTATACAGATTCACTCCTCCCATTTTACCCCGGTGCCCCAGGGTAGTTTACAACATTTGGTTTATAAGAACACAAGGTGTTCTGCGTAAGAAGCGCATGTTTTTTTGACAAGCATTACGGGTTGAACTCTGCTACAAAAAATCCTCGGCCTGCGTTACCGGCTACAATAAAATGAATTGTGCCAGACTCTTGCTGTTCATGAAAAGTGTGCTCAAAGCCGTTTCATGCCGGTAAATTTTATATGGGGAAAATGAATGGTGATATTCGGCGAAAGCTTTGGGATGCCGCTAATTGCAAGCTGTCCCTTCCGTTAGGACAGGGTAAAATGTGTGCTACATCCACTTATCACATGCGCTGGATTTGTCTTTGGACGTCTTCTGCAATTCAGCATAGCGGAAGCAACCAACGATGTGATCATTTACCATACCAACTGCCTGCATGAAAGAATAGCAAATGGTGGACCCAAAGAAGGTGAAACCGCGTTTCTTCAGGCCTTTGCTTATCGTGTCCGACAGTTCGGTTCTTGCGGGCAATTCTTCTAACGATCGCCAAGCATTCTGTATGGGTTGATAATCGACATACCGCCAGATGAAAGCATCGAAAGAGCTGAACTCATCCGTAATTTCCAGTATTCCTTGAGCATTTCTGATCGCAGATTCAATTTTCAGGCGATTGCGGATAATACCGCAGTCTGAAAGAAGCCGTTGAACATCCATCTCCGAATACGAAGCGATTTTCTGCGGATCAAATTCATGGAATGCCTTGCGATAGTTCTCTCTTTTCTTGAGGATTGTTAACCAACTCAGACCTGCTTGGGCGCCCTCCAGAATTAAAAACTCGAAGAGGAGACGATCGTCATGCAGAGGCATACCCCATTCGTTGTCGTGATACTTTATATACAGCGGATCATTGCCGCACCATTCACATCTGTTTGTCATGTGTTTTGGGCCTTATCTCTAACGAAAAGTTCATTCTCTAAATCCTACATGCAGGAATTATCAGTTAAGATTTGCCTGAATAATTTTTTGTTTTTTATAGCAGGGTTTCAGGGTTAAGGTACTTACAATTTACTTTTTTTGTTTATCTCTAATTTTTGAACTGTTTGACCGTTCGGATTGCCTCACGGACAAGGAGTTTCGTCGAGTAGAGACCTTCGACGTCATCTTTAACCCCTAACTTTTCCCGTTTGTAGGCAAATGTTTCGTCTCTTTGTCCCGAAACGACAGCGGCGCCATAAAGAGCCCCGGCGGCATGGCAGGAAGGAACAATCATTTCATGTACCAAAAAACCGCCGTGAAGACTTGCCAAGGTCATTTCAATTCCTAGGTTGCGGCACCATCCCACAGCTAATGCTACCCCGATTTTTCCTTTGAGTGAGAGGTGGCCGTTTTTACCGAAAGTGAAACATCGAGTCCGATCAATGAAACAGGCCATGGTCCCTGAAAGCCTTGAGAAGTAAACTGGGGAGGCAAGGATCAAAATATCGCAGTCCCTCACTTTCTCCAGGATCGGGTTTGCATCGTCTTCTATTGAGCACAGTTTTTCGGGAGTCTGCTTCGTCATGCACCAGTTGCATTGCCTGCAGTCTGCAATTGTTAAACCTGTCAGAGCAACTGATTCCGTTTTAATCCCCTCCACCTTTTCCGCTTCCTGAAGCGCATAATCAAGAACCCAAGCTGTATTACCCTTATTGATCGGGCTGGAGTGAATACCGAGCACTTTAATCATATAACTTCTCCATTTCATTTTTTATGATAAAGGGACTGATAATAAAAGACAAAAGGAAGGAGCCGTCTATAGTTGCCGCTGTCTCCTATGCCTGATATTTAATTGTGTAGAGATGCATAGCGTACTCGTAGTGTCAGCCTCAATCACAAATTACTATTTAAAATGTTGGATGATCAAAGAATCTACGGGTAAATTAATCTCAGGAAGTTTAGTCGCACCTGACGTCGCTACCCGATTGCCACATAAGTCCCTCGTTTCGCTCTCTTTATCTTACCCAGCTTTGCCACTCGGGATGTAATGGTTATGACTTGCCTCGCTGTAAGTCCAGCTTTTTCCATCAATTCAGATAACGTAATCCCTTCTGGGCTGTCCTGAATGAGGGCAATGACCGTATTTGTAAAGTTTCCTTTACCTTGTTTCTCGATGGTTTTTTCTTTAGCGGCTTTGATAACTTTTTGCGGCGCCGGGATTTCTACTTTTGCCAACTTCTTGACCATTATCCTTTCAGCGGGAAGAGCTGTTGCCGCTTTCGGTTCCTCTTTTACTTTCCCGGAAAATTCTGACAGCATTTGTTGAAGTTTGTCGAAATAGGTTTTGATAAATTCCTCTGAACCTTCCAGCTCAATTTCCTTTGTAGCTGGATTGAAATAGATGCGTGACATTCTCTTCATAGGGGACTCCTTCATTGATAGGGGACCATTTATGGGATGAAAAGAGGGCTTTCAACATTGATGGACTCGTTAAAAGCCCTCATAATACTATTTTGCCACTGTATCTTTGAGTTTCTTTCCGGCAACAAACTTCGGAACCTTCTTGGCCTTGATCTTTAAAGCTTTGCCAGTTTGAGGGTTTCTTCCTATGCGGGCAGCTCTCTTAATTACTGAGAAAGTACCAAAACCAATAAGGGTAACCTTGTCTCCCTTATGTAGAGATGCTGCAATTGAATCCAGAACACAGTTGACCGCATCTTCCGCTACCTTTTTTTTGCCGACAACCTTCGTAACCTCACCAACCAGATCTCCTTTGTTCATCGATTTTCCCTCCCTATGTTTATTATTACTGCCGACCGCAATACCCATTGTTACAGCCTTATTGCCTGATATTCGTTGTGATTATACCATATTTATAGTGAAAACAACATTATTGATAATGGTTCAAATGCTTTGTTTTTTTAAGAATAGCGGTTTGCATCGGCGCGAGCTGGCCCCTGACGCCGGATTTATATATAGCCCTTGTTTCTTGTCGCTTACAAAACTACCAACCAATCACCCCTGACTAATCAGTTATTCCCTCCGTTACATATAGAAATTGTTAAGTAAATTAAACTTAACGGAGGTGCTACATGGAAAAAACTGAGATTGAAAAAAGGCAATTGACCAAGGACGAAATCCGCAACGGCAAGGTCTCAAGGCAGGAATTCTGTAAACTGTTGACCAACAGAAGCCGAATTCAAGAATTTTGGCTTGCAGTGAAGCGGAAAACTTCAGTTTGGGATAGGTAACTACACGACGGAGCTCATCATAGATATCGTCGGTCGTGTAGTTGAGAATATGCTGCTGTTCCAAGAAGCGCAACACCGCTTCAGGTTTTCCATCCCACCCAAAGGCGGATATGAATACATTGGCGTCGATAACTATTTTTGAGATCGTGCCCATTTCACCGCTTCCTCTACCGTTTCTGGCCCCAGTTTGGCCGTGCAGACCATGGCGGATGCCTCTCTGGTGATTTCATCCAGAGAATGCGGTTTGTAGAGCTTCTTGCGGAACAGATCGTCTATGACCTTTTTCAGTGCTTCCGGGGAGAACTGCGATAGTGCAGATACGAGCTGTGGGCGGTTCAATTCGATGGTTGGATTATTCGTTGCTGCACCTCAAAACTAAAATTTACGGATTACTGGCGTGACATATATCACGCCAACGATAAAAAGTTAAGACGATAATTTACCGGAAACACATGTCGAATGGTCAGATGTTCCACATGAACCCACGGCAAAATCAGGAAGGCAGAGCCGTCCGGCAGGATTTGGCTGACGAGGGGAACAATTGTGGAGCCAGTATCAGTCTTGAATATTCAGGGAGCTTGGTAATGAGAAGAAAAATGGTATTATGTCCCCGGGTTGACGCCGGCAGGTTATCGGTGGACTGATGTTTCGTTATGAGATATAAGCTGGCAACAGACCATAACTCTAACGAAGGAGAAAAAATTATGGAAGATGTCGTTATCGTATCAGCTTGCAGAACGGCGATAGGGGGTTTCGGGGGTTCGCTGCGCGATTTCGGTTGCGCCGCGCTCGGCAGCGTCGTGATGAAAGAGGCGGTAAAAAGGGCGGGAATCGATGCCGCTCAAATAGACGATGTCCGTTTCGGCTGCTGCATGGAACCGGTTGACGCGCTGAACGTCACCCGCGTCTCCGCGCTGATGGCGGGAATCCCGGAGACGGTAACGGCAGTTACGGTAAACAGGGTTTGCATTTCCGGGATGGAGGCGACTGTTTCCGGGATGGCGATGATCCAGGCTGGCATGGCCGATATCATTCTTGCCGGCGGGATGGAGCACATGTCGGGCGGCCCTTATGTGATACCGAATGCGCGCTGGGGATGCCGTCTGCAGGATCAGACCCTTGTCGATTCCGTTATTCACGGCCTTTATGCTGGTTCTCATTTGCTTCCTGGTCCAGAAAACGGGCCGATCAAGGAAGGGCCGATAGTCGATTTATTCCGCGGCAAGCCCTACATCATGGGGGTTACCGCGGAGCTTATCGCCCAAAAACACAATCTGAGCAGGGAAGAGATTGACGAAGTGGCGCTCCGGAGCCACAACAATGCGGAGAGGGCGACGAGGGAAGGCGACTTTCGCGAGGAGATTGTTCCGGTCGAGATTCTCCAGAAGAAGGGAAAGCCGCCGGTAATATTTGATAAAGATGAGCATTTTCGCCCGGGTCTGACGATGGCCGCGCTGGCCGCCCTGCCGCCCGCCTTCATTCCCAAAATCGGCAAGGTCACCGCGGGAAATTCGGCAGGGATCAACGACGGCGCCAGCGCGCTTTTGATCATGTCCGCCCGTAAGGCCGCAGAACTTGGTTTGCAACCACTTGCGCGGATCAAGGCAATCGGCCGCGGCGGCTGCCACCCCTCCGTGATGGGGCTTAGCCCCGTCCCGGCGGTAAAGAATCTGCTCGACCGTTCCGGATTGAAACTCGCAGATTTTGACTTGATCGAACTAAACGAGGCCTTTGCCGCCCAGTATCTTGGTTGTGAAAGGGAGCTCGGTTTGAACAGGGAAATCGCCAATGTCAACGGCTCTGGGGTCGCCCTTGGCCACCCCGTCGGTTCCACCGGCGCCCGACTCATCGTCACCCTGATCCACGCGCTGAGGAAAAGAGGCAAAACGCTGGGGCTCGCCACCCTCTGCGGCGGGGGCGGGGTTTCGATGGCGACCGCGATAGAGATAATCTAACATTGGCGACCATGAATAGCATTAATTATCCCCGCATCGTCATCAAGAAGGGTCGGGAGGTTCCCCTTCTGCACGGCCACCCGTGGATTTTTTCCGGCGCCCTGGCGAAAGCGGACAAGGGGATAGCGCCGGGGGAGGTCGTGCTGGCGACAACCAATGCCGGTCAGCCGCTTGCCCTCGGTTTCTTCAATTATGGCGATATTGCCTTTCGCGTTTTGACGGAAGATGTTTCGACAATTATTGATAAAAATTTCTGGCGGCAAAGGATTCTGGAGGCCCTGGCCCTGCGGAGGAAAATTATCCCGCCGGATACCGATGCCTACCGGCTTGTAAATGCGGAAGGCGACAAAATGCCCGGCCTCGTTGTCGATCGCTACGGGGATTGCCTGGTTTTCAGCATCGGAACGGCGGGGATGGACAGATGGCGCGATACCCTGATTGAACTTCTTGCGGGAGAGACTGGCGTCAGGACGGTTTATGAACGCAGCGAGGGGCGTTCACGGAAGCTGGAAGGTCTGGCGGAGCGGATTGGCCCCGCAGTCGGCGGGACGTCGGAGGCACTGGAGATACTGGAAAATGGCCTTCATTTCGAGGTCGATATCCAGGCGGGGCAAAAGACAGGCTTTTTTCTCGATCAGCGGGTGAGTCGCGAACTGATTGGCCGACTCAGCAGGGGCGCCTCCGTTCTCAACTGCTTTTCTTACACCGGGGCTTTTTCGATCTACGCTGTACGTGGCGGGGCCAAACGTGTGGTCTCAGTCGAGGCTTCGGCAACGGCAAACGAGATTGCCGCAAGAAACTTCCGCCGCAATGGTTTAAATTCCGAATTGCACCCGATTTTGACCGCCGACTGCTTCGAATTCCTCCGTCAGACAACTGATTCCTATGACGTCATAATCCTCGATCCTCCGGCCTTTGCCAAGTCCCGCAAAGACTTGAACCGGGCCGCGCACGGCTATAAGGAGATCAACATGCAGGCGGCAAGACGTCTTGCCGAAGGCGGGCTGCTGGCAACGTTCTCCTGTTCGAACCATATTGATGAGGAGCTCTTCGGCAAGATCGTTCTCGGAGCGGTGCGCGATGCGGGGAAAACGGCGCAGCTTCTCTGTCAAACAAGCGCCGGCCCCGACCACCCCGTGAACCTCGCCCACGCGGAGGGGCGCTACCTGAAAGGACTGCTCCTTTGTTTGACAACTTAGAAAAAACTAAGGCGTTTTCAGGTTTTCCGCAAGCCGGTCGTGGATGAGCTGGGCGGCGATTTTGTTTCCTGAGGAGCCCGCCATGACCGATACGGCGGTTGTCCCTTTTTCTACATAATCGACGTTTATCCGTATTTTTTCATCCATCAGCAGGGCCGTGAAATTTCCCTGGGAAATTTTTCGGATCCGTTCGATATCGGTTGCCTTTAAGCCCGCAAGGGTTTTTTCGCAGGCGGCCCAGACGGTTTCAAATTGAGAGTGGTAAGTGGTCCGCAGATAGCCGTCTTCGTAAAGAAATGAACCGGAGCGGATTCCCACTGTTTTTGAACCCACTGTCAGTGCTGTATCGCAGCCGAAAAGTAAGGGCAAAGCGGCGACAGCAATAAATAGGCCTGATAATTTCTTTTTCATGATAATTTCCTCCCGTCTTGCTTGATTCCGTATTCTCTCCGCAATTATTTTACGTCAGTGCTATTAAAATCGCAACTGCTAACGCAGTGAGGCTGAAGCTGCTTAGGCTGAAGGCAAACGGCGGGAAGAGGGCTTTTTACAGCTATGCCGAAAGCGTTCATAAGTAGAAAGCCTGCAATACGGCCCAAAGGAGCGTAACCACTGTCAAAAGAATGCTTGCCGTTCCGATCGTCCGGATGAAGGCCGTCTCCCGTCTTTGTTCGTCGTAGCCGACAAGAAAGGCGATGGCGATGCCCGAGACGATGCCGCCGCCATGAGCCCAGTTGTTGATCCCGGGGAGAAAAAGTCCGAAGAGGACAAGGCCGACGATCCAGCCCATTGCCTGACGATAGATGGCCTCTCCATAGACGCCGCCGCGGCTCTTGCCGTAATAAACAATGGCGCCGATCAGACCAGTGATGGCGGCGGAGGCTCCGAGGGTGAAGGGCACCCCGGCCAGCCAGGATAAAAAGAACCCCGCAACCCCGGTCCAGACGTAGAGAATCGCAAAACGGTTCAGCCCGAAGGCGTCGATGACGAAGGGGGCAAGCTGCCGGAGAGCCATCATGTTAAAGAGGATATGAAGAAGTCCCCCGTGGAGGTATGACGCGGATAATAATGTCCACCAGCGTCCATAGCCGATCGGAAAGGTTCCGGTGGCCCCGAGCAGAAAGACGCTCTTTTCCGAGGGAGACAGAAAGGTCATCGGATTAATCGCCAGGCCCAGCGCGCTCAGATCGATCAGCAACGACAAGAGATAAAAAACGGAATTTACAATAATAATAGCCA
This DNA window, taken from Syntrophales bacterium, encodes the following:
- a CDS encoding transposase yields the protein MSVAVLGIDIAKQKFDAALLVEGKTKHKTCKNSAEGFETLRLWLEKQGIQEVHACMEATGNYGEDLAIYLHEAGHMVSIVNPARIKGFAQSELLRTKTDKLDAALIARFCLTMKPGAWIPPSPEIRSLRALVRRV
- a CDS encoding rhomboid family intramembrane serine protease, producing the protein MSEKKSMLCPNCRRLISKDEPACPYCGYANPGAFWKKAFAGRTLLGGFDPVLAIIIVNSVFYLLSLLIDLSALGLAINPMTFLSPSEKSVFLLGATGTFPIGYGRWWTLLSASYLHGGLLHILFNMMALRQLAPFVIDAFGLNRFAILYVWTGVAGFFLSWLAGVPFTLGASAAITGLIGAIVYYGKSRGGVYGEAIYRQAMGWIVGLVLFGLFLPGINNWAHGGGIVSGIAIAFLVGYDEQRRETAFIRTIGTASILLTVVTLLWAVLQAFYL
- a CDS encoding flavodoxin family protein, whose translation is MIKVLGIHSSPINKGNTAWVLDYALQEAEKVEGIKTESVALTGLTIADCRQCNWCMTKQTPEKLCSIEDDANPILEKVRDCDILILASPVYFSRLSGTMACFIDRTRCFTFGKNGHLSLKGKIGVALAVGWCRNLGIEMTLASLHGGFLVHEMIVPSCHAAGALYGAAVVSGQRDETFAYKREKLGVKDDVEGLYSTKLLVREAIRTVKQFKN
- a CDS encoding putative toxin-antitoxin system toxin component, PIN family; amino-acid sequence: MGTISKIVIDANVFISAFGWDGKPEAVLRFLEQQHILNYTTDDIYDELRRVVTYPKLKFSASLQAKILEFGFCWSTVYRIPALRPCRCGFRPWSIAFFQSQFFPCSTSVKFNLLNNFYM
- a CDS encoding DUF3568 domain-containing protein; amino-acid sequence: MKKKLSGLFIAVAALPLLFGCDTALTVGSKTVGIRSGSFLYEDGYLRTTYHSQFETVWAACEKTLAGLKATDIERIRKISQGNFTALLMDEKIRINVDYVEKGTTAVSVMAGSSGNKIAAQLIHDRLAENLKTP
- a CDS encoding class I SAM-dependent rRNA methyltransferase, yielding MNSINYPRIVIKKGREVPLLHGHPWIFSGALAKADKGIAPGEVVLATTNAGQPLALGFFNYGDIAFRVLTEDVSTIIDKNFWRQRILEALALRRKIIPPDTDAYRLVNAEGDKMPGLVVDRYGDCLVFSIGTAGMDRWRDTLIELLAGETGVRTVYERSEGRSRKLEGLAERIGPAVGGTSEALEILENGLHFEVDIQAGQKTGFFLDQRVSRELIGRLSRGASVLNCFSYTGAFSIYAVRGGAKRVVSVEASATANEIAARNFRRNGLNSELHPILTADCFEFLRQTTDSYDVIILDPPAFAKSRKDLNRAAHGYKEINMQAARRLAEGGLLATFSCSNHIDEELFGKIVLGAVRDAGKTAQLLCQTSAGPDHPVNLAHAEGRYLKGLLLCLTT
- a CDS encoding DNA-3-methyladenine glycosylase I; the encoded protein is MTNRCEWCGNDPLYIKYHDNEWGMPLHDDRLLFEFLILEGAQAGLSWLTILKKRENYRKAFHEFDPQKIASYSEMDVQRLLSDCGIIRNRLKIESAIRNAQGILEITDEFSSFDAFIWRYVDYQPIQNAWRSLEELPARTELSDTISKGLKKRGFTFFGSTICYSFMQAVGMVNDHIVGCFRYAELQKTSKDKSSACDKWM
- a CDS encoding acetyl-CoA C-acyltransferase, with protein sequence MEDVVIVSACRTAIGGFGGSLRDFGCAALGSVVMKEAVKRAGIDAAQIDDVRFGCCMEPVDALNVTRVSALMAGIPETVTAVTVNRVCISGMEATVSGMAMIQAGMADIILAGGMEHMSGGPYVIPNARWGCRLQDQTLVDSVIHGLYAGSHLLPGPENGPIKEGPIVDLFRGKPYIMGVTAELIAQKHNLSREEIDEVALRSHNNAERATREGDFREEIVPVEILQKKGKPPVIFDKDEHFRPGLTMAALAALPPAFIPKIGKVTAGNSAGINDGASALLIMSARKAAELGLQPLARIKAIGRGGCHPSVMGLSPVPAVKNLLDRSGLKLADFDLIELNEAFAAQYLGCERELGLNREIANVNGSGVALGHPVGSTGARLIVTLIHALRKRGKTLGLATLCGGGGVSMATAIEII
- a CDS encoding HU family DNA-binding protein; amino-acid sequence: MNKGDLVGEVTKVVGKKKVAEDAVNCVLDSIAASLHKGDKVTLIGFGTFSVIKRAARIGRNPQTGKALKIKAKKVPKFVAGKKLKDTVAK